Proteins encoded together in one Anaerococcus murdochii window:
- a CDS encoding PIN/TRAM domain-containing protein — MKRVIRLVFMLIGAVLGIVVFGIVNAAFGFIPNSGKLILWAKVISSALFAIIFYFATDPISKRAAVSLSKFEKKISKLPAANLVVGVVGIILGFLIATLVSTPLTKLSLPFMGNSFFVLLSILLYIGFGYLGWKLAYKNSEDLLGLVTRSKGETKDGGEFFDRSNLTASPKVLDTSVIIDGRILDIINTDFLEGELIVTEFVLEELQHIADSPDDLKRERGRRGLDIINKIKESDKIKLTVLDKDYKDIKEVDAKLLKLALDLGAKVFTNDYNLNKVADVQGIPILNINDLANSLKPVVIPGEKMEIEVIKKGKGKNQGVGYLEDGTMVVVEDGQDLIDKTIKAKVTSVLQTSAGRMIFVRAEDV, encoded by the coding sequence ATGAAAAGAGTAATCAGATTAGTTTTTATGCTAATCGGAGCTGTTCTTGGCATAGTAGTCTTCGGAATAGTTAACGCCGCTTTTGGGTTCATCCCTAATAGCGGCAAATTAATTCTGTGGGCGAAAGTCATTTCATCAGCTTTATTTGCAATAATATTTTATTTTGCAACAGATCCAATATCCAAACGTGCAGCAGTGAGTCTGTCGAAGTTTGAAAAGAAAATTAGCAAATTGCCCGCTGCCAACCTAGTCGTAGGCGTCGTAGGAATTATCCTAGGATTTTTGATAGCAACCCTAGTATCCACACCATTAACCAAACTCTCCCTACCATTTATGGGAAATTCATTTTTTGTGCTATTATCTATTTTATTATATATTGGTTTTGGTTATTTAGGATGGAAACTAGCCTACAAAAATTCTGAAGACCTCTTAGGCCTTGTGACCAGGTCCAAGGGAGAAACTAAGGACGGCGGAGAATTTTTCGACAGGTCAAACCTAACAGCAAGTCCAAAAGTCCTTGACACATCAGTTATAATCGACGGCAGGATACTTGATATAATAAATACAGATTTCCTTGAAGGCGAGCTAATCGTAACAGAATTTGTCCTTGAGGAACTCCAACACATAGCAGATTCCCCAGATGACCTCAAAAGAGAAAGGGGCAGACGTGGCCTTGATATAATAAATAAAATCAAGGAATCCGACAAAATCAAGCTTACAGTCCTCGATAAGGACTACAAAGACATAAAGGAAGTTGACGCCAAATTATTAAAACTTGCCTTAGATCTTGGGGCCAAGGTCTTTACCAACGACTACAACTTAAACAAGGTCGCAGATGTTCAAGGCATCCCAATCCTAAATATCAATGACTTAGCAAATTCCTTGAAACCTGTGGTTATCCCAGGTGAAAAGATGGAAATAGAAGTCATCAAAAAAGGTAAGGGCAAAAACCAAGGCGTAGGCTATCTTGAAGACGGAACCATGGTTGTCGTTGAAGATGGCCAAGACCTCATAGATAAGACAATCAAGGCTAAGGTCACATCAGTTTTACAGACCTCAGCCGGCAGGATGATCTTTGTAAGGGCGGAAGATGTATAA
- the ispF gene encoding 2-C-methyl-D-erythritol 2,4-cyclodiphosphate synthase: MRVGLGYDVHKLVEDRDMILGGVKFDHELGLLGHSDADVLTHAIMDAILGALALPDIGNLFPDTDPAYKDIYSIDLLDRVVEKMYEKGYKIGNLDSVIICEVPKIAPKREEIVKLLAKHLRTDIANVSVKASTSEKLGFTGRGEGIEARAIVYLEEINA, encoded by the coding sequence ATGAGAGTAGGCCTAGGCTACGATGTTCATAAATTAGTAGAAGACAGGGATATGATCCTTGGCGGTGTGAAATTCGACCACGAATTGGGACTTTTGGGCCATTCAGACGCCGACGTTTTGACCCACGCCATCATGGACGCCATCTTAGGAGCTCTCGCTCTGCCTGATATTGGCAATCTTTTCCCTGACACAGATCCTGCCTATAAGGATATATATTCAATCGACCTTTTAGATAGGGTTGTGGAAAAAATGTACGAAAAGGGCTACAAAATTGGCAATCTTGATTCTGTTATAATCTGTGAAGTCCCAAAGATTGCCCCAAAAAGAGAAGAAATAGTAAAATTACTTGCAAAACACCTAAGAACTGATATAGCAAATGTGTCAGTGAAGGCATCTACCAGCGAAAAACTTGGCTTTACAGGTAGGGGCGAAGGGATAGAAGCAAGAGCCATAGTTTATTTGGAGGAAATAAATGCGTAA
- a CDS encoding nitrous oxide-stimulated promoter family protein, whose product MIKSDRGLGLVEFMIDLYYDRHLEKDSERKPLKAYVAKKLANCPHGDAKPFCSSCKIHCYDKENRKRIKKVMKYAGPRMIFYAPVVAIRHLLENKRRR is encoded by the coding sequence ATGATAAAATCCGACAGGGGCCTTGGCTTAGTCGAATTTATGATTGATCTTTACTACGACAGGCATTTGGAAAAGGACTCTGAAAGAAAGCCACTTAAGGCCTATGTGGCAAAAAAACTTGCCAACTGTCCTCACGGAGATGCCAAGCCTTTTTGTTCGTCTTGCAAAATCCATTGCTATGATAAGGAAAATAGGAAGAGAATCAAAAAAGTAATGAAATATGCCGGACCTCGAATGATTTTTTACGCACCAGTTGTGGCCATTAGACATTTACTAGAAAATAAAAGGAGAAGATAG
- the uvrA gene encoding excinuclease ABC subunit UvrA, whose amino-acid sequence MKENNNIIIKGARTNNLKNIDLTLPRDEMIVFTGLSGSGKSTLAFDTIYAEGQRRYVESLSSYARQFLGGIDKPDVDSIEGLSPSISIDQKTTNRNPRSTVATVTEIYDYYRLLYARIGDAFCPVCGKPIVAQSVDQMVDKIMELPEGSKIQLLAPVIRARKGQHKNALANIRKDGFVRVIIDGERYEIEDDIDLDKNKKHDISVIVDRIKMKEGIESRIADSLETTIGLADGLVIVDVIGGDQMLLSSKLACPEGHVSLPEITPNMFSFNAPIGMCPECNGLGFHLQVDPDLILADRSLSINQGAVEPYATSAKGTYYYEVIRAIADHYNYPYDAPLEDAPDEMINDILYGTDYDLSFVFESHFSGKKRYKGIFEGAIQNIWDRYQRTNSDSQKKKFRDYMGEEECRVCHGDRLKPEVLAIKVGGKNISELTRLSVAKSIEFFEKLELSEMKEQIAELIIKEIKGRLRFLNDVGLSYLTLNRTASTLSGGESQRIRLATQIGSGLVGVSYVLDEPSIGLHQRDNDKLIKSLRNLTDIGNTLIIVEHDEDTMRAADFIVDIGPRAGIYGGEIVAKGSLKDIMACKDSLTGDYLAGRKKIELPAKRRTSDKYIEVIGAAENNLKNIDVKFPLGTLTTVTGVSGSGKSSLVNEILYKMATRKINKSKVHAGRHKKIKGLDQIDKVIAIDQSPIGRTPRSNPATYTKVFDSIRDVFAMTNQAKMKGFQKGRFSFNVKGGRCEACKGDGTIKVDMMFLPDVYVPCEVCHGKRYNRETLEVKFKGKDISEVLNMTVEEGIEFFENQPTIVRKLQTLYDVGLGYIKIGQPSTELSGGEAQRVKLATELAKVSTGQTLYILDEPTTGLHTADVHKLIEVLNRLVDQNNTVVVIEHNLDVIKVSDYIIDLGPEGGDGGGNLVATGTPEEIAKVKKSYTGQYLKKLLK is encoded by the coding sequence ATGAAAGAAAATAATAATATTATTATAAAAGGAGCAAGGACTAACAATCTAAAGAATATTGATTTAACCCTCCCTCGTGATGAGATGATTGTTTTTACTGGGCTTTCGGGCTCTGGTAAGTCTACTCTTGCCTTTGATACTATCTATGCTGAGGGTCAGAGGCGTTATGTGGAGAGTCTTTCTTCTTATGCTAGGCAGTTTTTGGGTGGGATTGATAAGCCTGATGTTGATTCTATCGAGGGTTTATCTCCTTCTATTTCCATTGACCAAAAGACTACCAACAGGAACCCACGTTCGACTGTGGCGACTGTTACTGAAATTTACGACTATTACAGGCTTTTATATGCTAGAATCGGGGACGCTTTTTGTCCAGTTTGTGGCAAGCCTATTGTTGCCCAGTCTGTTGACCAGATGGTTGATAAGATTATGGAGCTTCCTGAAGGGAGTAAAATCCAACTTCTTGCTCCAGTTATTAGGGCCAGAAAGGGTCAGCACAAAAATGCCCTTGCTAATATTAGAAAAGACGGTTTTGTCCGTGTGATTATCGATGGGGAAAGATATGAAATCGAGGATGATATAGACCTTGATAAGAATAAAAAACACGACATTTCTGTAATTGTAGACAGGATTAAGATGAAAGAGGGGATTGAATCGAGAATTGCAGATTCCCTTGAAACTACAATTGGCCTTGCAGATGGCCTTGTGATTGTGGATGTGATTGGCGGAGACCAAATGCTTTTATCATCCAAACTTGCTTGCCCTGAAGGCCACGTGTCTTTACCTGAAATTACCCCAAATATGTTTTCATTTAACGCTCCAATCGGCATGTGCCCTGAGTGTAACGGCCTTGGTTTTCACCTCCAGGTTGACCCGGACCTCATCCTAGCCGACAGGAGCCTTTCTATAAACCAAGGTGCTGTTGAGCCTTATGCAACATCTGCCAAGGGGACCTATTACTATGAAGTCATAAGGGCTATTGCAGATCATTATAATTACCCATACGACGCACCTTTGGAAGATGCACCAGATGAAATGATCAACGATATTTTATATGGAACAGATTATGACTTGTCTTTTGTTTTTGAGTCCCATTTTTCGGGCAAAAAACGCTACAAGGGAATTTTTGAGGGTGCTATCCAAAATATTTGGGACAGGTACCAAAGAACAAATTCTGATTCCCAAAAGAAAAAGTTTAGGGACTACATGGGCGAAGAAGAATGTAGGGTTTGCCATGGCGATAGGTTAAAACCAGAGGTTTTGGCTATTAAGGTCGGGGGTAAAAATATTTCAGAATTAACCCGCCTTTCTGTGGCCAAATCCATTGAATTTTTCGAAAAGCTTGAGCTTTCTGAGATGAAAGAGCAAATCGCAGAGCTAATTATAAAGGAAATTAAGGGCAGACTTAGGTTTTTAAATGACGTTGGGCTTTCATATTTGACCCTAAACCGTACAGCTTCAACCCTTTCGGGCGGGGAGAGTCAGAGAATAAGGCTTGCCACCCAAATCGGATCGGGCCTTGTGGGTGTGTCTTATGTTTTAGATGAGCCTTCAATTGGCCTCCATCAAAGAGATAATGACAAATTAATTAAGTCTTTGAGAAACCTCACAGATATTGGAAATACACTGATAATTGTAGAACATGACGAAGATACCATGAGGGCGGCGGACTTTATCGTTGATATTGGCCCAAGGGCCGGCATCTACGGTGGAGAAATTGTCGCAAAAGGGTCCCTTAAAGACATCATGGCATGCAAGGATTCGCTAACAGGCGATTATCTGGCAGGACGAAAGAAAATCGAACTTCCAGCAAAACGTAGGACTTCGGATAAATATATAGAAGTAATCGGCGCCGCTGAAAATAATCTCAAAAATATTGACGTGAAATTCCCACTGGGGACCCTTACAACTGTGACAGGAGTTTCTGGATCGGGCAAATCTTCGCTTGTCAATGAGATTTTATATAAGATGGCAACCAGGAAAATCAACAAGTCCAAGGTCCACGCCGGTCGTCACAAGAAAATCAAGGGCCTTGATCAAATTGATAAGGTAATAGCCATCGACCAGTCTCCAATAGGTAGGACTCCAAGGTCAAATCCGGCAACTTATACCAAGGTTTTTGACTCCATTCGTGACGTTTTTGCCATGACCAACCAGGCTAAGATGAAGGGCTTCCAAAAGGGAAGATTTTCCTTCAACGTCAAGGGCGGAAGGTGCGAGGCTTGTAAGGGGGACGGAACAATTAAGGTTGACATGATGTTTTTGCCTGATGTTTACGTGCCATGCGAAGTATGCCATGGAAAGAGATATAACAGGGAAACCCTTGAAGTCAAATTTAAGGGCAAGGATATTTCTGAGGTCCTTAATATGACTGTTGAGGAAGGAATTGAATTTTTTGAAAACCAGCCTACTATTGTGAGAAAACTCCAAACCCTCTATGATGTGGGCCTTGGCTATATTAAAATCGGCCAACCTTCTACAGAATTATCCGGTGGTGAGGCCCAGAGGGTCAAACTTGCCACAGAACTTGCCAAGGTGTCGACAGGTCAAACTTTGTATATCCTAGATGAGCCAACAACAGGCCTTCACACAGCTGATGTTCACAAGCTTATAGAAGTTTTAAATAGGCTTGTTGATCAAAACAATACGGTTGTAGTAATCGAGCACAATCTTGATGTGATCAAGGTTTCTGACTATATAATCGATTTGGGACCTGAAGGCGGAGATGGGGGAGGAAACCTTGTTGCCACAGGGACTCCAGAAGAGATTGCCAAGGTCAAAAAATCTTACACCGGCCAATATCTCAAAAAATTATTGAAGTAA
- a CDS encoding DUF4256 domain-containing protein: protein MENYDKAFIDKLEKRFKENMDRHPRIKWDFVKSSILNNLDLYDAIYAMEETGGEPDLVDLEIFKGLVYVDLADKSPKGRRSLCYDKEARLARKENPPASSVMEEIGDFGIKLLSEEKYKALAEIAVFDTKTTSWIKTPEEIRNQDGALFAGRRFDRVFVYYNTPGSYNKDRGFRAYIEI from the coding sequence GTGGAAAATTACGATAAAGCCTTTATTGACAAGCTAGAAAAAAGGTTCAAAGAAAATATGGACAGACACCCAAGGATTAAGTGGGACTTTGTCAAATCTAGTATTCTTAACAATCTAGACCTTTATGACGCAATTTATGCCATGGAAGAAACAGGCGGTGAGCCAGACCTAGTGGATTTGGAAATCTTTAAGGGCTTGGTTTATGTAGACCTAGCCGACAAGAGCCCAAAGGGTAGGAGAAGCCTCTGTTATGACAAAGAAGCAAGACTCGCCCGAAAGGAAAATCCTCCAGCATCTTCTGTTATGGAAGAAATTGGTGATTTTGGAATTAAATTATTAAGCGAAGAAAAATACAAGGCCCTTGCAGAAATTGCAGTTTTTGACACTAAAACCACTTCTTGGATTAAAACTCCAGAGGAAATAAGAAACCAAGACGGAGCCCTCTTTGCGGGCAGGCGTTTTGACAGGGTTTTTGTTTATTACAACACACCAGGATCCTACAATAAAGACAGGGGCTTTAGGGCCTACATAGAAATATGA
- the metK gene encoding methionine adenosyltransferase, which yields MRKFITSESVTEGHPDKVCDQISDAILDECLKQDPNARVAAECITTTGLVLVVGELTTEAYVPIEDVVRQTIKEIGYTDNDLGFDYENVAVLTSINSQSPDIAQGVDKASEYDESGDAYDKIGAGDQGMVFGYADDETEVYLPMSVKLAQDLAKRLATVRKEKILDYLRPDGKSLVTVEYDDDKLVRIDSIVISTQHKDKIPMEKIREDIIENVIKQVVPNELIDDKTKIYVNPTGKFVIGGPKGDSGLTGRKIIVDSYGGYSKAGGGAFSGKDPTKVDRSAAYMARYAAKNMVAAGLAKKLEIGVSYAIGVARPLAIFVDSFGTGKYDDEKLKEIIEENFDFRPGAIIDKLDLRRPIYKKTAAYGHFGREEKDGFSWERVDKVQDLLKY from the coding sequence ATGCGTAAATTTATTACAAGCGAATCAGTAACTGAAGGCCATCCAGACAAGGTTTGTGACCAAATTTCAGACGCAATCTTGGATGAATGCTTAAAACAAGACCCAAACGCTAGAGTTGCTGCAGAATGTATCACAACAACAGGACTTGTCCTAGTAGTAGGAGAACTAACAACAGAAGCCTACGTTCCAATAGAAGATGTGGTAAGACAAACCATAAAGGAAATTGGCTATACAGACAATGACCTAGGCTTTGACTACGAAAATGTTGCAGTTTTGACATCAATCAACAGCCAATCCCCAGACATTGCCCAAGGAGTTGACAAGGCAAGCGAATACGACGAAAGCGGCGATGCCTACGATAAAATCGGTGCAGGCGACCAAGGCATGGTCTTTGGTTATGCAGACGATGAAACAGAAGTTTATCTGCCAATGTCAGTAAAACTTGCCCAAGATTTGGCAAAAAGACTTGCCACAGTCCGCAAGGAAAAAATCCTAGACTACTTAAGACCTGACGGAAAGAGCCTTGTGACTGTAGAATACGACGACGATAAGCTAGTAAGAATAGACTCAATCGTAATCTCAACCCAACACAAAGACAAAATCCCAATGGAAAAAATCCGCGAAGACATTATTGAAAATGTAATCAAGCAAGTGGTGCCAAATGAATTAATCGACGATAAGACAAAGATCTACGTAAACCCAACCGGTAAATTCGTAATAGGCGGCCCAAAGGGTGACTCTGGCCTTACAGGTAGGAAGATAATCGTAGACTCCTACGGTGGCTATTCAAAGGCAGGCGGCGGAGCCTTCTCCGGCAAAGACCCAACAAAGGTAGACAGATCTGCAGCCTACATGGCAAGATACGCAGCCAAAAACATGGTAGCAGCAGGCCTTGCAAAGAAATTAGAAATAGGCGTATCCTACGCTATTGGTGTAGCAAGACCACTTGCAATCTTCGTAGATAGCTTCGGCACAGGCAAATACGACGATGAAAAATTAAAGGAAATCATAGAAGAAAACTTTGACTTTAGACCAGGCGCTATAATAGACAAACTAGACCTAAGACGCCCAATCTACAAAAAAACCGCAGCCTACGGACACTTTGGTAGGGAAGAAAAAGATGGGTTTTCATGGGAAAGAGTCGATAAGGTCCAAGATCTTCTTAAATATTAA
- a CDS encoding CarD family transcriptional regulator, with the protein MFKVGDKIVYPMHGAGVIDAIEKIEFMGEEREYYILKMPIGEMDISIPATNMKDANIRFIISKEEGLEVLEILDDKPTEMNSNWTKRYRDNQEILKTGDIFEIAKMVRNLAILDSDKGLSTTEKKLLNRARRILASELVMAGSLAKEEAEKMIDESIGL; encoded by the coding sequence ATGTTTAAAGTAGGCGATAAGATAGTTTACCCAATGCATGGTGCAGGTGTCATTGATGCGATTGAAAAGATAGAATTTATGGGCGAAGAAAGGGAATATTACATCCTAAAAATGCCTATAGGTGAGATGGATATTTCAATACCTGCGACTAACATGAAAGATGCTAACATTAGATTTATAATCAGCAAGGAAGAAGGCCTTGAAGTCCTAGAAATACTTGACGATAAGCCAACTGAGATGAATTCTAATTGGACCAAGAGATATAGGGACAATCAAGAAATCTTAAAAACTGGTGACATCTTCGAGATAGCAAAAATGGTCAGAAACCTAGCTATCCTAGATTCTGACAAGGGACTTTCAACAACTGAAAAGAAGCTTCTAAATAGGGCAAGGAGAATCCTTGCAAGCGAGCTTGTTATGGCGGGTTCCTTGGCCAAGGAAGAAGCAGAGAAAATGATAGACGAATCTATAGGACTCTAG
- a CDS encoding diacylglycerol/lipid kinase family protein: MEKLLFIYNPNSGQRAINDKLSWIIEYLSSKGIFPTVYATQKSGDCREIVEKYGKNFEEILISGGDGTLDEAVSGALKADIDPTISYIPTGSTNDFSKTINISPDIEKATKTAVRGKVKRIDVGKIDDKYFVYVAAFGALSDISFSTDQDVKNLIGRSAYIVEGIKKLLPIQSMESYQAEIEFDDEMINGEFIHFMASNSVSVGGFNLFDDKVGLTDGLFEVTLVKKPESITDLNKIIQSLTTGESSDLVIQRQVKNIRIKTEKEVSWSLDGEFGGKTTDCTIEVVGQRVNMKTGLMD; encoded by the coding sequence ATGGAAAAACTACTATTTATCTACAATCCAAACTCTGGCCAAAGGGCCATCAATGATAAATTATCTTGGATAATCGAATACCTCTCATCAAAGGGGATTTTTCCTACAGTTTACGCTACACAAAAGTCTGGAGATTGCAGGGAAATTGTCGAAAAATATGGCAAGAACTTTGAAGAGATCCTAATTTCTGGCGGGGATGGGACCCTGGATGAGGCCGTATCTGGCGCTCTAAAGGCAGATATAGACCCAACCATTTCCTATATCCCAACTGGATCTACCAACGATTTTTCAAAGACAATCAATATTTCCCCAGATATAGAAAAGGCTACTAAAACCGCCGTCAGGGGCAAGGTTAAGAGGATTGACGTAGGCAAAATCGACGATAAGTACTTTGTCTATGTGGCAGCTTTTGGTGCCCTTTCCGATATTTCTTTTTCGACCGACCAGGATGTAAAAAACCTAATCGGCCGCTCAGCCTACATTGTAGAAGGCATCAAAAAACTTTTGCCAATCCAATCCATGGAATCCTACCAGGCGGAAATTGAGTTTGATGACGAAATGATAAATGGCGAATTTATTCACTTCATGGCATCAAATTCTGTTTCAGTTGGTGGTTTTAACCTCTTTGACGACAAGGTTGGCCTCACAGACGGACTCTTTGAGGTAACCCTAGTTAAAAAACCAGAATCAATCACAGACCTAAATAAGATTATCCAATCTTTGACAACAGGCGAATCAAGCGACCTTGTCATCCAAAGACAGGTCAAAAACATCAGAATCAAAACTGAAAAGGAAGTTTCTTGGTCCTTAGATGGAGAATTTGGTGGCAAGACCACCGATTGCACAATTGAAGTCGTCGGCCAAAGAGTTAATATGAAAACTGGCCTAATGGATTGA
- the ispD gene encoding 2-C-methyl-D-erythritol 4-phosphate cytidylyltransferase has translation MYKGKFLSAVITAAGSGTRMGSSINKPYLEVGGKKILELSIETVTSIKEFDEIILVAREEDFPLASEILSLFRDPRIKMVAGGKSREESTYKGLCALNPDSDLVLSHDGVRPFASRGLFLRVLEEIMTYKAAIAATKSKDTVKVVNEAGEVDFTPNRDFVYNIQTPQAFDTRLIKKLYQNYFKSEAKITDDSQLFEFFDRKEPVKVVEGEYSNIKITTAEDIIFAKAYIRGEK, from the coding sequence ATGTATAAGGGAAAATTTCTATCAGCAGTAATTACTGCAGCAGGTTCAGGCACAAGGATGGGTTCATCAATAAATAAGCCCTACCTAGAAGTTGGGGGCAAAAAAATCCTCGAACTAAGTATTGAAACTGTGACAAGTATAAAAGAATTTGACGAGATAATCTTGGTGGCAAGGGAGGAAGATTTCCCCCTTGCTTCTGAGATTTTATCTCTTTTTAGGGATCCTAGAATAAAAATGGTTGCCGGTGGCAAATCCAGAGAAGAATCTACCTACAAGGGACTTTGCGCCCTAAACCCTGATTCTGACTTGGTTTTAAGCCATGATGGAGTCAGGCCATTCGCATCTAGGGGTCTTTTTTTGAGGGTTTTAGAAGAAATAATGACCTACAAGGCAGCCATTGCTGCGACAAAATCAAAGGATACGGTCAAGGTTGTAAACGAGGCGGGAGAGGTAGATTTCACTCCCAATAGGGACTTTGTCTATAATATTCAAACACCTCAGGCCTTTGATACTAGGCTAATAAAAAAACTTTACCAAAATTATTTCAAATCAGAAGCCAAAATCACTGACGACAGCCAACTTTTTGAGTTTTTTGACAGAAAGGAACCTGTCAAGGTGGTTGAAGGTGAATATTCCAACATCAAGATAACAACAGCCGAAGATATAATCTTCGCAAAAGCATATATAAGGGGAGAAAAATGA